Within Desulfitobacterium chlororespirans DSM 11544, the genomic segment AAGACGATTCTTAAGGATGTCACAGAAGGGCTTCATCCCCAAGAGGGAGTAAATACCATCGACGTGATGCTCCCGCTGCCCCGGCTTGGGAGCAGCTTTGTTCCGGAAGATTGGCTCACAAATGACAAGGGTTCAGTATCGGCATTAGCGCCCATTTCTTTTGAGCAGGCTTCCTTCAGCGGCCAGGGGATTCAGGGAGATCTTGGGGGCTCAGTCGGCGGATCAGATGGAACAGGAGAACAGTGATGGCGAATCACCGACGAAAAATAGAAGAAATCCTTGACAGTGAAGGCTGGAGCTACCGAAAAACGGAGCGGGACATACGTTTGATCGCTTCCTTCGGGGCTCATAAATGGAAGATGAACCTTCACTGCACCGATAAGGGGCATGTGAGCTGTTGGGCAGCCTATCCCTGGCCGGTGCCTGAAAACCGGCGCTCTTCTTTGCTGGCGGGTCTGAATGAGCTGAATCTGCAACAGCAAAGAGGTTGTTTTCTGTTCAGCCCTGCCCACGGGAAAGTGCTTTACCGGTGCGGGGTACAGATCCTGGATGATTATGCGAGCTATGAGGCGATCAGGGATCTTCTGCTTACAGGCGCAGCTCTTACCGAAGTGAACTGGAACCCTGTTTACCGCCTGATTTTTGGCATTAATGAGGAAGCTGCTCATAGTCGTCTGACCGAGGAGGTTAATCATGGAGAATGAGGGATGGACCATGGACCTGGAAAAAATGACGGAGCCCTATCCGGATCAATGGGAAATGATGCTGGATTTTATGTCTTTCCTGGATATGAGGCTGTACTATCTGTATAAATATCATGTATGGGTGGGGCCGGAAAACCATTTGCAGAATATGATGGGTCTGGCCGTATCGCAAGCCGAGTTCGAACATAATCTGGCCAAAGCGGTGGATGGGGTGATCGGGGTTAACCTGCAGCAGGAGGAAATTGCCGATATTCAAGTGATTAACGGCTATTTCGCGGCCAGAATGAGGCAGACGGAGCTTCAGCACGGGGAGCTGCCGATTTTAAAGCTGATCAGGAAGTTTTCCCTGGATGAATTTGCCGGGAGCTGCTTGCTGCTGGCTTTTGCCGTACAGTTGGACCGCAAATACGAAAAGATCTTCAGCTATTTGCAGGATGATATCACCAAAAAATCCCCTACGGCGGAAACAGCGATTCAGCTCTTTGCCTTGCCGGGAACCCATAAAATCGATTATGTTCATTACTTCACAACAAAGAGCGTACTCATGAAGTATCTGCTGGAGCCAGCGGAAGGAAGCACCTTGTTTGAGCTGAAACTCAGCCTCAGAGAGCGCTTGGTGGACTATCTTGCCGGCCATGGAGCCGGCTTTGCCAAGGGGTACTGGGAGCTGTTCGACTGGAAGACCAGGCTTGACGAATCGGAGATCGAAGACAGCACAGCCCGTACCATTGAAAAACTTCTCTCCTCTTCAGGCAAGAGAGGTGGGGAGCGAAGGGAAGAACAGGGGGCCCCTCGGGAGCTGGCCATGGTCTTTGTTACCGGTGCCAAGGGGAGCGGCCGTAAGTTTCAGATCAAACAGGCTGTGAGCAGGAGCAAGGGCCGGTGCTTGTTTATTAACCTGGAGGCCCTTCGGGAAGGCACGGGTTCCTGGCCGGGCAAACTTCAGGAGATCGTCTGTGAAGGAGTTCTGCAGGAGGCCGGGTTTTGCTTTACCGGCTTTGATGCCCTTGTGGAGGACCATCAGCAAAGGGAACTCTATGATTTTCTGACGGCCCTCACGGATCATGGGGAGTATTTGCCGGGAATCCTTTTCATCACTGCGGAAAAGATTTGGAAAGATCCCAGCCTGCCTCACCATCTGGTCAAGATCGATCTTCCCATAGAGCCCGTTACGGAAACGATGCGTCTGCAATTCTGGCAGTCCTTTACCCGGGATCTGCCCCTGGAGGACATCGATCTGGAGGAACTGGCCTCAAAGTTCCGCTTTACCCCCGGACAGATCCGCAGTGCGGTTTCTCAGGCGGCGAGTTTCTGTGAGCTCAACGGTTATCCGGCTCTGAATGCGGCAATCCTGCATAAATGCTGTTATGATCAGGTGGTGGTCCGCCTGGAGACTCTGGCCGGCAAAGTAAAGCCAGCCTATGGCTGGGAGGATCTGGTGCTGCCGGAGGACCAGGTGGAGCTGCTTCAGGAAGCCTGCACCCATGTGAAATTCAGACATACGGTTTACCAGCAATGGGGATTTGACCGAAAGGTATCTTACGGCAAAGGGTTAGCCATGCTCTTTTCCGGACCGCCCGGAACGGGCAAAACCATGGCCGCTCAGGTGATTGCCAACCAGCTGCATATGGAGATGTATAAAATCCAGCTCTCCCAGGTGGTCAGCAAGTATATCGGGGAAACGGAAAAGAATCTCCGCCAGGTCTTCGAGGAAGCGAAGAATGCCAACTGCATTCTGTTCTTTGATGAGACCGACGCTCTCTTTGGCAAACGCTCCGAGGTTAAGGACTCTCATGACCGGCATGCCAATATTGAGACGGCTTATCTCCTGCAGCAGATCGAAGAGTACGACGGGGTGATCATCATGGCCACCAATCTGCTGCAGAATATTGACAACGCTTTTATGCGGCGGATCAATTTCGTGATTAATTTTCCTTTTCCCGATGTGCTCACCCGTAAGCTGCTCTGGAGCAGGATGTTGGGAGGGGGAGCCCCTCTGGGGGAGGATGTGGATCTGGATTTCATGGCCCGGCAGTTCAAAGTGGCCGGGGGAAATATCAAGAATATCGCTGTCCATGCGGCGTTTCAGGCAGCTTCCGGGAAATCCCCCATTACCATGAAGCATCTCCTCAAGAGTGCCGTCAATGAGCTGAGAAAAAACAATATGCTCATCGTCAAAGAGGAGCTTAAGGAATATGCGGATTTGATTTTTGACTAACAACTCCGCAGCTGCCGCACAAAGGCCTTTTGCACATCGCTCATAAACGTGCGGCTGACCGGGACCGCCTTGCCGTTGACGGCGATGGCATCCTGTTTGGTAAGCTCCCGGATGTTGCGGATATTGACGGCATAAGCCTGGTGGCACCGGATAAAGTGTTCCTGGGGAAGCTCGCTCAGCAAGTCGGTCAGCTTGCCGGGGACAGAGATCAAACCCTCCCGTGTTGTGACGGCCACCCTCCGTCCGGAGGTTTCGAGGCAGATAATATCCTTGATTGCTATGCGCCGCTTGCTGCCGTTGGTTGCCAACATAAAGAATTCATTGGCAAAGCGGCTATGGTAATCCCCATGGATAAGCCGCTCCAACGTTGCGCCGTCAACGGGTTTTATTAAATAATGCAGGGCAGCTACGTCATAGCCTTGCAACGCAAAGTCCGGGTGGGAGGTTATAAAAATAATCGCCATGTCCGTATCTGTTTCCCGTATTCTGCGTGCCAGGGTCATGCCGTCCGTGCCTTCCATAAGAATATCCAGCAGGAGCAGATCGTAGCGTTCCCCCTGCTCCAGAAAGGCATTCAGGAAATCATGGCCGTTTTCGAACACGGAAAGATGGTATTCTATAGTTAATCCGTCCAATATGTCGCGGCAGATTTTTTCATGCGCTTCAAAAAAAACTTGCTCATCCTCGCATAGGGCAACTTTGTACATCGGGATTCCCCCTCGTTCATAGGGCTATTATATCATTTGCTGACCGGTGAAGAAAGAAGGAGAGACGGCTATGAAAGGTTTGCCTGTGAAGAGCTTGAGCCATAGATTGCCAAAAACAGAGCGCGGCAGCCTGGTGTTTGCCATGCTGATCTTGCTTTGCGCCGCTATGGTTGTCATGTTTTTGAGCTTTTATTTCCAAGGGTACCGTCAGCCGTACCTGATGAAAGATGTGGTTGACCTATCGGAAGGCTGGCAGTATTCTACGGAGGGTTTTAGTCCAACTGAGCTGGCCACCCTGGGCACCGGTCCCCAGCTGCAAAGCGGGGAAACCATGACCCTATCCAGGAGGCTGGATTCGGAAATCAAAGACGCTGCCATTCTCATCCGCGCCAACCATCAGGCGGTAAACGTCTATCTGGACGGTGTGCCCCTCTATCTGGACCGGGACATCAAGCCGGGGGAAAACCCCGGCATGGCACTCCACTTTATCCCGCTGCCGGAGGATTATCTGAAGAAGACGCTGCAGATCGGGCTGACTTCACCTTACACCCTCTACGCCGGGCGCACCAGCCCTATCTTGCTGGGCGACATCCCATCCCTGGAAGCTTATGCCCTGTCCCATTCCATGCGCTCGGTCATCCTTATGGCCATGTGTCTGCTGATTGGCATGGGTATCATCGCCCTGACGCTGGTACAGGCGCTGGGAGGAATCCGCCGCCCGCAAAACTTAGCCATGGGTGTGTTTGCCGTCATTTGGGCCTTGTATTATGTCTGCACAGAGTACATTGTGTTTCAGTTCTTTGCGCCTTTTTGGGTGTCGGCACTCAGCCTGGGCCTGTACTTTACTTTTCAGGTTCCCTTGACGCTGTACTTTTATTTTTCATTTCAGCATTATAAAAAATGGCTGCTCCCCGCCGTTATCCTGCACAGCGGCTTTGCGGTGACGGCAATTCTGCTCCAGCTTACCGGAATAATGGACTTGCCCCGTCTGCTCAACATCAACAATATACTTTTGATCGGTCTTGCCTATACTATTGTGCTGGCCATTTTGGAAGGGTTGAAGAAGAATCGCCTGATGCTGCTGGCGGCTCCCTTTCTGATCCTTGCCTATGGTTCCATGCTCTATAACTTTGCCGTGTTCTACTCACGGCATGGCATCGTGCCGTACACGTATAAGGATACCTATTTCCTGCTCATTCTGTGTGTGTTGCTCTACAACATTCAGCAGTTTTTCAGCGCTTATTACAAGGGACGGCGGGAAAGCGCAGTGCTGACCCTGCAAAACCGGCTTGCCAAGGAAAGCTACGAGCAGATGAAATCTCATCTTCGGGAAGTGAGCGGTCTGAAGCACGAGATAAAGAATCATCTTGCCGCCCTGCAAACCTATCTGACGGACGGACGTCACGAGGAGGCCAAACGGTATCTGGAGCGTTGCTCCGGGCAAGTCGAGGCCGTACTCGAAGCGATTTACCATGCCCACTTCCTCATCAATGCGGTGGTGGGGAACTTGCTGCGCAGAGCGCAAGGACTTGGCGTAAAAGTGGAACTGGACCTGAAAGCAGGGCCTTTGCACATCGCCGATCATGATTTGTACAGCTTGCTTTCCAATATGCTGGACAATGCCCTGGAAGCCTGTGAGGCTATGCCCGGGGGACGGGAGCGTTTTATCCGCTTAAGGATGATCCGGCAGGAGCCATACTTGAGCATCACCTGCGTCAACAGCAGGGCCGACGGCATCCTCAGGGAGAACGGAAATATCCAAACCACCAAGCGCGGCGAAGGGCACGGCTACGGCCTGTGGACGGTGGAGAAAATCGCCGACACTTATGATGGGCTTGTGGACACGGATTATGATGAGAGCACTTTTACCATTACGGTGGCACTCAAAGACAATCAGGTAAAAACAAGCGGCTTGATGGGGTAAAGCTTCCCCGTCAAGCCTTTTTTACAAGTTACGTCGCTTTTTCTACCAGTTTTGCATTCACTCTTGTGATAGGAGGCAAGGGGCGGTAAAATGCCTTTGGGCTACCTTCCCTCATGGGAAAAAGATTGAGAAAATTGAGAAAGTTGAGTTTGATCTATAAAAGGATTTTGTCTGATTATAGAGAAAATAATTTCTAAAAGGAGCGTGAGAACATGAGCAAAAGGACATTTAAAGCGAAGTTACTGCACCGGAGACGCATCGATCAACTTTTGGCAGGAATCTTTGACGTCCCATTGCTTGTGCTGCTCTCCTCCATGGGCTATGGTAAAACTACGGCGGTGCGGCAATTTTTGAACACCCAGAAACGTATGAACCATTGTTGGTTTCCCTTGTGCACAGACGAAGACGATGGGGAATGGATGTGGCGAAAATTCTGCCACAGCCTTGAAGAGGTGAATGGTGAGCTGTCCAAAGCTCTGGCTGAATATGGACTGCCTAAGAATAATGTGGATCGGGAGCGGGTTCTCGGCCTGTTTAAAAACTCCCTGACCGAACCCCTGATTATGGTTATCGATGATTACCACGAAAATAAAAGCCAGGAAATGGATCAGCTGATCACCTATCTTGCCAAAGCCGCCCTTAAGGATCTGCACCTTCTGCTGATCAGCCGGTTCCGGCCTGAACTGCCTGTGGAAGAATTGGCCGTGAAAGGGCATTGTCTGCAGATTGCTCAGGACCAATTTGCTTTCAATGCAAAGGAAACCGCACAATTGTTCCTGGAAAACGGGTTCTCACTGTCTGCCCATGAGCTGGAGGCTCTGCGCGAGAATAACGAAGGCTGGGCGGCCGCTATCTACCTGAGCCTGCTTAGATACGCTGAAGATGGAAGCATCAGCGACATCAAGGATATTACCCGTTTAATCAAAACAGCAGTATTTGATAAATTCGATCTGGAAGTGCAAGCGGTACTCATCAAACTTTCTCTGCTGGACGCTTTTGATCTGAAAGGGGCGGTTTATGTCACCGGTAATCCCAAGGCGGGAAAGATTATCCTGAATTTGGCCAGCAATCATTGCTTTATCCGCTATGATGCCAAGAATGAGGCCTATGTCATCCATGCTATCTTAAAAACAGTGCTGCAGGAACTTTTGGTGATTGACGATCTGGGCCGGGAAGCGTTGCTGACCCGCTGCGGGGATTGGTGCCGGGACAATAAGAATGCTATCGAAGCCATATCTTTTTATACGGCCTCCGGGAATTATGAGGGGATTTTGGCTGTTTTTGATCAGCCTGGCTCGACAAAGTATTTTCTCCAGGCCCCCCAAATCATCATACGGGCTTTCCAGGAGATGCCGGAAGAGGCAAAATGGGCTTATCCCTACGCTTATCTGACCTATGTTTACTGCTATCTGGTAAGATACAACAGCAGGGAAGGGGCCAGGATGTTCTACGAAGCCAAGGGATACTGTGAAGCTCAGGAAAATCTCAAGGATAAAGACCGGATCATGGGCGAGCTCGCTTTGATTGAAAGCTTCCTCCACTACAACGATTTAAGCGGGATGATTCACTATCATAAAAAGGCCTGCCTGAACTTTGCCGGTGCCAGTTCACGAATCGCCTATCATTCGATCGTGACCTTCGGCGCTCCCCATGTTCTCTTTCACTATCATAAAGAGATAGGGAAGCTGCGTGAAAAGGCAGAGCTGCTGGAGAAGGATGCCTGCTATTATATTCAGGCGGCCAATGGCTGCGGTACAGGCTTTGAGTATACGGCCTGGGCCGAGTATTATCTGGAGACCGGAGATCTGGATAAGGCGGAGCTTTTTGCCCATAGAGGGATTCTCAAAGCCAGGACCAGAGCGCAAACCAGTCTGGTTATTTGCGCCGCTCTTTGCCTGGCCAGAGTTTTTGCTTTAAAGGGTAAGCGGCTTGAAGCTTGTGCCCAATTGGAAGGGCTCAGGAGTGAAGTGGAAGCTTCACGGAGTTCGGTTATGCTGGACAGCTATGACATTGCTTTGAGTGAGCTCTATGGTATTCTGGGTTATTCGGAAAGAATCCCCCAATGGCTTCAGGAGGGTGATATCGATCAATGCGCTATTTACAGGCAGGGATCGGAAGTCATCTATATGGTCATGTGCATGGGAGCCGCTTTGCGCCGGAGCTACAGAGAGCTGGAAATCATCGCCGAAACCATGGGCCAGGCCTGCAAACCCTACAACTATCTCTTCGGCCATATCTATGCGGGAATTTATGATGCTATCGCCAAATATCATGGCCATAGTCCCGGGCAGGCCGCAGCATCCCTGCAACAGGCTATTGACCTGGCCATGGCCGACGGGATTGTCACGCCCTTTGCCGAGAACCTTGGGGAGCTTGCTCCCGTACTGGAAGAAATTCAGGGGATTCAGAAAAGTGAATGGCTGAAAAAGGTCTATAAGCTGGGCGGAAAACACCTCATGACGGCGGAAGCTAAAGACCGGCCCGATCCTCTGGGGGATAATCCTGGAGTGCGTCTGAGCAGGAGAGAGCTCGATGTGCTTGCTCTGATCGGAGAAGGGTATAAGCAAGCGGAAATTGCGGAGGAGCTTTGTCTGTCCCCCAATACGGTCCGCAGGCATTTGCAGAATGTCTATAAGAAGCTTGAGGTCGACAACAGGGTAATGGCTTTAAAAAAAGCCGGAAAGTTGAATATTCTTCCTTGAAGTTATAAAAAATGGTATTTTTGTGTGATATGGAGATTGGATTAAGTGCCCTATACTTGCTTGTATAGGGCTTTTTTTTACATTGGGGTTTCTTTGCTCAATTTCTATCCGCATACAGAGCATAAGGAGAGGTTATGGATTACTCAATGGCCTGCCGGAAGAAGAAAGATAAGCTGAGGGAGAAAAAGCCAAAGGAAGCCTCTGTATGGAAATCCTTAGCAGAGCAATCTCTGGCCAAAAGTGCGGGAACAGCCGGCATGGTGAGCCGTGATCCCGTTTATCATTTGACAGAGAGCTTTAAAGCAACCTTTGACTACTATGGACAGCAAAAAGCCGCTCAAATGGCCTTGACAGACGAAGCGGGAGCTGAAAAAGCGGGCGGGAATTCCGAGCAGGCTGCGCCGGAGAAGAGGGCAAGCGGTGAAGAATTTCCGGAATACCAAATTTCCAGGGAGGAAAAAGAGAGAGGTGATTTTTACAGAAAATTTTCCGATCTTGCCTTTCAGAATGGCCATTTGGCTTCGGCGGTTCTCCAAAATGAGGGCAAAACCATGTTGGTTTCCTGCCTGAAAAGAGCCCTGGGGCAATCCGGCCCCCATAACAACAAACAGACCCTGCTGTTTTCCCAAACCTCTGCCCATGTCCCGATCAAAGGCTGTGATACTTCAGCCAAGGCAGTGTTTAACCGCTATACCGAAGGGGCGGTGGGAATTGTCATCAGCTCCGGGAATTCCGCCCGGCAAGTATTGCAGATTTTTGAGCGGCTGGCCGGTGAAAGCCCTGAAGATGGGGTGCTCAGCATGCAGGGGAATAACCTTGCCCGGCTGTATCCCTTTTTGAACAGTTCCGAGGACCATAAAAATAGGGAGCTTTATGAAAAACGTTTAAAGGAGCTGGCCGTTCTGGAACAGGAAACCGGGCAGGAGAGTCAGGATATTCTGGAGCAAAAGGCAGTATTAATGGCGGCTATGACCAAGACTCAAGGGATTCTTAATAAAAAAAGTCAGATGAAACAGCAGTTTTCATCTCAACTGGCTCAACTTTTGGAAAATTCTCAGCAGGTTCTTAAGGATTTTACCCAACCGGGATTTTCATCCGCCCTTGCGGAAGAACTGTGGGAAGGACAGGAGCAGCCTGAAGATCCTCATGACGACGATCCCAGGAATAATCCGGAAGAACCCTCGGGAAGCTCTGAAGAATAATTCACTCACGATGCCTTCAGACTGCCTGCGGGCAGTAAATAATAAAAAGAAGGGGGGCAACTGATTCGGCCATCATAGGTTATGAGGGGCCGGATCAGGAACAGCATGCCAGAGTATTTATCACCGGGTGTCTATGTCGAGGAATATGAGTCCGGTTCCGTGCCCATGGCTGGAGTGGGAACCAGTACAGCAGGTTTTATCGGCCTGGCCGAAAAAGGCAATGTCATCGGCAAACCGCAATTTGTCACCAGCTTCAGCGACTATCTGCGGATCTACGGAGGCTATCTGACCGAGTCCAAATACGGAGATAAGCGTTATCTTCCTTATGCTGTGGAGCACTTCTTCATAAACGGAGGCTCGAAATGCTATGTCATGAGAGTCGCTCCCTCGGACGCCAAGCCGGCGGTGGGAAAAGCACCGGCAGTTTTGACATTTATGGCGGCCAACCCCGGGGAATGGGGCAATAAAATCAAAGTCACTGTTGAACCCTCCAGCAGGCAGAAAACACCGGTCTATGAGGCCCAGGGCAATGATTGCGTCTTCAAAAATGTCGACGGTTTCAATGTTGGGGATATCGTCTTGTTTGACGAAGGAAAAAATAAAGCCTACAACAAGATCAAAGCCATTCAGGAAAAAACAGTGACCTTTGAGAATCCGGTCAATCCGTCCATCGTCGATAAAGCACTGGTTCCCTCCAAGTTTGTCAGAAGCTGCGAAATCAACATCGTCGTCAAATGCGACGATCAGAAAGAAGACTATGCTTTTGTGTCTTTAAATCCGGATTCTCCGGATTACGTGGTTTCCCGCTTAGCCAAAAGCGAACTGGTTACCGTAGAGGTGAGCCTTAAAGCGCCTGAAAAGAGCAAAGCGGCTGAACCGAAAAATGCGGATAAGAATTCTGATAAAAAAGGAGATAAGGCCGAAGAGGGCGCACCGGTCACCCCCGTTCCACCGGCTGCACCCGTGGTAAGCGGACCGGTCTTGGCGGCTCCTTTTGAGGCCATCGGAGCGGCGGGAACAATGCTGGCCATCGCGTTTGCAGGAGGGTCCGACGGGAGCATCGCCGGTATTTCGGCCGCTGATTTCATGGGGTCTGATGCGGGTCCCGGCAAACGGACAGGAATTCAGGCTTTCATTGAAGTCAGCGATGTCAGTATGCTGGCTGTACCGGGCATTACTATTCCTGATGTTCAGCTTTCCCTGATTGCTCATTGCGAGAACACCAAGAGCAGGTTTGCTGTTCTTGATGTACCCCGTGATAAGAAAAAAGTGGATGAGATTCTTGAATATAAAGACATGTTTGACAGCACTTATGCGGCCATGTACCATCCCTGGCTGGAAGTATTCGATCCCTTGGCCAAGAAGAGCTTCTACTTACCTCCCGCGGCTTCCATGTGCGGAATTTATGCCCGCTGCGATCTGAGCATCGGTGTCCATAAGGCCCCCGCTAATGAAGTAGTCCGGAGCTGCACCGGTTTGGAATATGGCTACAACAATGCCGAACAAGACCGGCTTAATCCGGCAGGGGTCAACCTGGTCCGGGCTTTCCCCGGCCGGGGAATCCGCGTCTGGGGTGCCCGGACCTGCTCCTCCAACGGCAATTGGAAATATATCAATGTACGCCGGCTGTTTATTTATCTGGAAGAATCCATCAAGGCCAATACCAACTGGGTAGTCTTTGAGCCGAATACGGAAATTCTCTGGGCAAGGGTTCAGCGGTCCATCGAATTGTTCCTGGCTTCCACATGGAGATCGGGAGCTTTGGCAGGCACTACCCCCAGTGAGGCTTTCTTTGTGGATATTGGGCGGACCACCATGACTCAGGATGATATCGATAATGGACGCTTGATTTGCGTGATTGGGGTGGCCCCCGTGAAGCCTGCCGAGTTCGTGATCTTCAGAATTGGTCAGTATACGGCGCAAAGCTGATCAATCCAGCCATTGAACGGGGCTTCTTTCAGTGATAAATCTAGATAGAAGGGATTGGAAAACATGCCGGAGATTAGGTACCCTTTTAAAAATTTCAGGTTCAAAGTGGAATTTGACGGTGTGGAAAGTGCCGGTTTTTCAGAAGTTTCCGGAGCGGATATTTCTGTGGACGTTGTGGAATACAGGGAAGGCAACGAAATCAGAACAACGCCGAGAAAGCTGGCCGGACTCAC encodes:
- a CDS encoding AAA family ATPase is translated as MENEGWTMDLEKMTEPYPDQWEMMLDFMSFLDMRLYYLYKYHVWVGPENHLQNMMGLAVSQAEFEHNLAKAVDGVIGVNLQQEEIADIQVINGYFAARMRQTELQHGELPILKLIRKFSLDEFAGSCLLLAFAVQLDRKYEKIFSYLQDDITKKSPTAETAIQLFALPGTHKIDYVHYFTTKSVLMKYLLEPAEGSTLFELKLSLRERLVDYLAGHGAGFAKGYWELFDWKTRLDESEIEDSTARTIEKLLSSSGKRGGERREEQGAPRELAMVFVTGAKGSGRKFQIKQAVSRSKGRCLFINLEALREGTGSWPGKLQEIVCEGVLQEAGFCFTGFDALVEDHQQRELYDFLTALTDHGEYLPGILFITAEKIWKDPSLPHHLVKIDLPIEPVTETMRLQFWQSFTRDLPLEDIDLEELASKFRFTPGQIRSAVSQAASFCELNGYPALNAAILHKCCYDQVVVRLETLAGKVKPAYGWEDLVLPEDQVELLQEACTHVKFRHTVYQQWGFDRKVSYGKGLAMLFSGPPGTGKTMAAQVIANQLHMEMYKIQLSQVVSKYIGETEKNLRQVFEEAKNANCILFFDETDALFGKRSEVKDSHDRHANIETAYLLQQIEEYDGVIIMATNLLQNIDNAFMRRINFVINFPFPDVLTRKLLWSRMLGGGAPLGEDVDLDFMARQFKVAGGNIKNIAVHAAFQAASGKSPITMKHLLKSAVNELRKNNMLIVKEELKEYADLIFD
- a CDS encoding LytR/AlgR family response regulator transcription factor produces the protein MYKVALCEDEQVFFEAHEKICRDILDGLTIEYHLSVFENGHDFLNAFLEQGERYDLLLLDILMEGTDGMTLARRIRETDTDMAIIFITSHPDFALQGYDVAALHYLIKPVDGATLERLIHGDYHSRFANEFFMLATNGSKRRIAIKDIICLETSGRRVAVTTREGLISVPGKLTDLLSELPQEHFIRCHQAYAVNIRNIRELTKQDAIAVNGKAVPVSRTFMSDVQKAFVRQLRSC
- a CDS encoding sensor histidine kinase; amino-acid sequence: MKGLPVKSLSHRLPKTERGSLVFAMLILLCAAMVVMFLSFYFQGYRQPYLMKDVVDLSEGWQYSTEGFSPTELATLGTGPQLQSGETMTLSRRLDSEIKDAAILIRANHQAVNVYLDGVPLYLDRDIKPGENPGMALHFIPLPEDYLKKTLQIGLTSPYTLYAGRTSPILLGDIPSLEAYALSHSMRSVILMAMCLLIGMGIIALTLVQALGGIRRPQNLAMGVFAVIWALYYVCTEYIVFQFFAPFWVSALSLGLYFTFQVPLTLYFYFSFQHYKKWLLPAVILHSGFAVTAILLQLTGIMDLPRLLNINNILLIGLAYTIVLAILEGLKKNRLMLLAAPFLILAYGSMLYNFAVFYSRHGIVPYTYKDTYFLLILCVLLYNIQQFFSAYYKGRRESAVLTLQNRLAKESYEQMKSHLREVSGLKHEIKNHLAALQTYLTDGRHEEAKRYLERCSGQVEAVLEAIYHAHFLINAVVGNLLRRAQGLGVKVELDLKAGPLHIADHDLYSLLSNMLDNALEACEAMPGGRERFIRLRMIRQEPYLSITCVNSRADGILRENGNIQTTKRGEGHGYGLWTVEKIADTYDGLVDTDYDESTFTITVALKDNQVKTSGLMG
- a CDS encoding helix-turn-helix transcriptional regulator, which encodes MSKRTFKAKLLHRRRIDQLLAGIFDVPLLVLLSSMGYGKTTAVRQFLNTQKRMNHCWFPLCTDEDDGEWMWRKFCHSLEEVNGELSKALAEYGLPKNNVDRERVLGLFKNSLTEPLIMVIDDYHENKSQEMDQLITYLAKAALKDLHLLLISRFRPELPVEELAVKGHCLQIAQDQFAFNAKETAQLFLENGFSLSAHELEALRENNEGWAAAIYLSLLRYAEDGSISDIKDITRLIKTAVFDKFDLEVQAVLIKLSLLDAFDLKGAVYVTGNPKAGKIILNLASNHCFIRYDAKNEAYVIHAILKTVLQELLVIDDLGREALLTRCGDWCRDNKNAIEAISFYTASGNYEGILAVFDQPGSTKYFLQAPQIIIRAFQEMPEEAKWAYPYAYLTYVYCYLVRYNSREGARMFYEAKGYCEAQENLKDKDRIMGELALIESFLHYNDLSGMIHYHKKACLNFAGASSRIAYHSIVTFGAPHVLFHYHKEIGKLREKAELLEKDACYYIQAANGCGTGFEYTAWAEYYLETGDLDKAELFAHRGILKARTRAQTSLVICAALCLARVFALKGKRLEACAQLEGLRSEVEASRSSVMLDSYDIALSELYGILGYSERIPQWLQEGDIDQCAIYRQGSEVIYMVMCMGAALRRSYRELEIIAETMGQACKPYNYLFGHIYAGIYDAIAKYHGHSPGQAAASLQQAIDLAMADGIVTPFAENLGELAPVLEEIQGIQKSEWLKKVYKLGGKHLMTAEAKDRPDPLGDNPGVRLSRRELDVLALIGEGYKQAEIAEELCLSPNTVRRHLQNVYKKLEVDNRVMALKKAGKLNILP
- a CDS encoding phage tail sheath family protein; this translates as MPEYLSPGVYVEEYESGSVPMAGVGTSTAGFIGLAEKGNVIGKPQFVTSFSDYLRIYGGYLTESKYGDKRYLPYAVEHFFINGGSKCYVMRVAPSDAKPAVGKAPAVLTFMAANPGEWGNKIKVTVEPSSRQKTPVYEAQGNDCVFKNVDGFNVGDIVLFDEGKNKAYNKIKAIQEKTVTFENPVNPSIVDKALVPSKFVRSCEINIVVKCDDQKEDYAFVSLNPDSPDYVVSRLAKSELVTVEVSLKAPEKSKAAEPKNADKNSDKKGDKAEEGAPVTPVPPAAPVVSGPVLAAPFEAIGAAGTMLAIAFAGGSDGSIAGISAADFMGSDAGPGKRTGIQAFIEVSDVSMLAVPGITIPDVQLSLIAHCENTKSRFAVLDVPRDKKKVDEILEYKDMFDSTYAAMYHPWLEVFDPLAKKSFYLPPAASMCGIYARCDLSIGVHKAPANEVVRSCTGLEYGYNNAEQDRLNPAGVNLVRAFPGRGIRVWGARTCSSNGNWKYINVRRLFIYLEESIKANTNWVVFEPNTEILWARVQRSIELFLASTWRSGALAGTTPSEAFFVDIGRTTMTQDDIDNGRLICVIGVAPVKPAEFVIFRIGQYTAQS